One window of Microtus pennsylvanicus isolate mMicPen1 chromosome X, mMicPen1.hap1, whole genome shotgun sequence genomic DNA carries:
- the LOC142841258 gene encoding putative PWWP domain-containing DNA repair factor 4 has translation MDSAEYVLCGWKGQLWPARVLTRPRTSAHSKRRGASFLEVQILSVGEKTRVRSTEARPLTKSEIVTIASLAGKESQGSGPPGQTRAYRRALKVALDVLGEATRLYQGERAGGRRTSTAAPKVPKAETSSSPRQRPHPQGHNQKVQGLSHRSPGKRGRPGPVLMGSGNEPAVQGGEAQAQASVESPYSEMQGNTLRGTRARPSSCKTPAGNAGDDPGKRKLSTRASREGARDNNEHRPASGPPRRHASTSPKALKQQVRCGSLEIRAIGAQRKTTLPENKEDPGPPTPRPDSERTSAACAPPVPSLRRSVRIAGRKRKIHVLCAHCGLSGLETRVHSKVTKAPVKRRAPGVQEDCQATSVASAQETNTIERGMLVWFKFQDHPFWPAVVKSVSKNDKTARVLLIEGNMQFERRGVRVPLRKLKLLDCGERFSLLRRASKVYGQGINWCLSVIDRYREDLACGSFRGSFMDYYTARASYPLRRAIQEGDLRIDFPKVSYADLEDWEEETAPCGKRPSKKLLPDRMRAAWDRANQKLVDFIVKRKGADQHLLDIVKGRKPSRWLDDLWKSKREVFCIETYLEDEDQLHLVARHLQEISKEADQALLSLARGDQVRLTMEVLLPEAIICSIAALDELSYKEAEEKYLRGPPVHYREKELFEKTILKAARKRSAARIGAGRDPPGPTP, from the coding sequence ATGGACTCTGCAGAGTATGTGCTCTGTGGCTGGAAGGGCCAGCTGTGGCCTGCAAGGGTGTTGACCAGACCCAGGACCTCGGCCCATAGTAAGAGGAGAGGGGCCTCTTTCCTGGAGGTCCAAATTCTCTCTGTTGGTGAGAAGACCAGAGTGAGGAGCACAGAGGCGAGGCCCCTAACCAAGTCTGAAATCGTAACCATCGCCTCCTTGGCCGGAAAGGAGTCACAGGGCAGTGGCCCGCCAGGGCAGACCAGGGCATACAGAAGAGCCCTCAAGGTGGCCCTGGATGTTCTGGGCGAGGCAACCCGCTTGTATCAAGGAGAAAGGGCAGGTGGCCGAAGAACCAGCACAGCGGCTCCCAAGGTTCCAAAAGCGGAGACCAGCTCCAGCCCACGCCAGCGCCCGCACCCCCAAGGGCACAACCAGAAAGTCCAAGGGCTCTCCCACAGGAGTCCTGGGAAGCGAGGCCGCCCAGGACCTGTGTTGATGGGCTCAGGGAATGAGCCTGCAGTGCAAGGGGGGGAAGCCCAGGCCCAAGCCTCTGTAGAGTCCCCTTACTCTGAAATGCAAGGGAACACGTTAAGGGGCACCAGAGCGCGGCCAAGTTCCTGCAAGACGCCAGCAGGAAATGCTGGTGATGATCCTGGCAAGAGAAAGTTGAGCACCCGGGCCTCTAGGGAGGGTGCCCGCGATAACAATGAGCATAGACCTGCCTCTGGGCCACCGAGGAGGCATGCCTCTACCTCGCCCAAAGCTCTCAAGCAGCAAGTACGGTGTGGCAGCCTAGAGATCCGGGCCATTGGAGCCCAAAGGAAGACCACCCTCCCAGAGAACAAGGAGGATCCCGGCCCGCCGACCCCGAGGCCAGACTCAGAGAGGACATCGGCAGCCTGCGCGCCTCCAGTCCCGAGCCTGCGAAGATCAGTCCGCATTGCTGGCAGGAAAAGGAAGATCCATGTGCTGTGTGCACATTGCGGGCTCTCGGGACTGGAAACTCGAGTGCACTCGAAGGTGACTAAGGCCCCGGTCAAGAGGAGAGCCCCTGGAGTTCAGGAAGACTGCCAAGCCACCAGTGTGGCTTCTGCCCAGGAGACGAATACCATCGAACGAGGGATGCTGGTCTGGTTCAAATTCCAGGACCATCCTTTCTGGCCGGCGGTGGTCAAGAGTGTCAGCAAGAACGACAAGACGGCCAGGGTGCTGCTGATCGAGGGCAACATGCAGTTTGAGCGCAGGGGTGTCCGCGTCCCTCTCCGCAAGCTGAAGCTCCTGGACTGTGGGGAGAGATTCTCCCTCCTGCGGAGAGCCAGCAAAGTGTACGGCCAGGGCATCAACTGGTGCCTCTCGGTGATCGACCGCTACAGAGAGGACCTCGCCTGTGGCTCCTTCCGGGGCTCCTTTATGGACTACTACACCGCCCGAGCCAGTTACCCGCTGAGGAGAGCCATTCAAGAGGGCGACCTGCGCATTGATTTCCCCAAGGTGAGCTATGCAGACTtggaagactgggaggaggagacCGCCCCCTGTGGGAAGAGGCCAAGCAAGAAACTCCTGCCTGACCGCATGAGAGCCGCTTGGGACAGAGCCAACCAGAAGCTCGTAGACTTCATCGTGAAGAGAAAGGGGGCCGACCAGCACCTGCTGGACATCGTGAAGGGCAGGAAACCGTCCCGGTGGCTGGACGACCTCTGGAAGTCAAAGAGGGAAGTCTTCTGCATTGAGACCTACCTGGAGGATGAAGACCAGTTGCACCTCGTGGCCAGACATTTGCAAGAAATATCCAAGGAGGCAGACCAGGCCCTGCTCTCGCTGGCAAGAGGAGACCAAGTCCGGCTCACCATGGAGGTTCTTCTTCCAGAGGCAATCATCTGCTCCATCGCTGCCCTGGATGAGCTCAGCtacaaggaggcagaagagaagtaCCTGCGTGGCCCACCTGTGCACTATCGTGAAAAAGAGCTCTTTGAGAAGACCATCCTAAAGGCGGCCCGGAAGAGGTCAGCAGCCAGGATTGGGGCTGGCAGGGACCCTCCTGGGCCCACTCCTTAG